In Corylus avellana chromosome ca2, CavTom2PMs-1.0, the following proteins share a genomic window:
- the LOC132171039 gene encoding uncharacterized protein LOC132171039, whose amino-acid sequence MVLLQSRTSNGGSEPDHFTDGDPIDASETHRFSDDFDDSTCSTPYVSAPSSPGRSPITSGGYFFSAPASPMHFVLSSAPSATCPPSPQSVDTSSFDEFEFSARCSPNGSVTVGSMSSADELFLNGQIRPMKLSSHLQRPQILSPLLDLDEDEEHEEEETAKNARSDSLHRGRDLKLRSRSLHRKARSLSPLRNAEFQWLHHEEDNDKAKHVDKEDKQSETTTVSTETTPSCSASSSRSSSAGRNSKKWVFLKDLLYRSKSEGRGNGKEKFWSYISSKEKPERQKQKQKQKEKEKQKQAAGRPTNGVAAGKRRAPARSPHELHYTANRAQAEELKKRTYLPYKQGLLGCLGFSSKGYGALNGLTRALNPVSST is encoded by the coding sequence aTGGTTCTGCTTCAAAGCCGTACCAGCAACGGAGGATCAGAGCCAGACCACTTCACGGATGGCGATCCCATCGACGCCTCCGAAACGCACCGTTTCAGCGACGACTTCGACGACTCAACATGCTCCACCCCTTACGTCAGTGCCCCGTCAAGTCCGGGCCGGAGCCCCATCACCAGCGGTGGATACTTCTTCAGCGCACCCGCCAGCCCCATGCACTTTGTGTTATCCTCCGCTCCGTCCGCCACGTGTCCCCCCTCGCCCCAGTCCGTCGACACTTCGTCGTTCGATGAGTTCGAGTTCTCAGCCCGGTGCTCTCCCAACGGCTCCGTAACCGTTGGATCAATGAGCTCGGCCGACGAGCTGTTCCTCAACGGTCAGATCAGACCCATGAAGCTGTCCTCCCACTTGCAGAGGCCCCAGATCTTGTCCCCACTCCTGGATCTCGACGAAGACGAAGAACACGAAGAGGAAGAAACTGCGAAGAACGCGCGCTCGGATTCATTGCACAGAGGCAGAGATCTCAAGCTACGCAGTCGATCTCTGCACCGAAAAGCGAGATCTTTATCACCCCTTCGAAACGCAGAGTTTCAGTGGCTTCACCATGAAGAAGATAACGACAAGGCTAAACACGTCGACAAGGAAGATAAGCAAAGCGAAACGACCACCGTATCCACCGAAACGACACCGTCTTGCTCCGCTTCGTCGTCGAGGTCATCCTCCGCGGGGAGAAACTCGAAGAAGTGGGTATTCTTGAAGGACCTCTTGTACAGAAGCAAGAGCGAAGGGAGAGGGAACGGGAAGGAAAAATTCTGGTCATACATTTCGTCCAAGGAAAAACCGGAGAGGCAGAAGCAAaagcagaagcagaaggagaaggagaagcaaAAGCAAGCTGCTGGAAGACCGACCAATGGGGTGGCGGCAGGGAAGCGGAGGGCGCCTGCTCGGTCACCGCACGAGTTGCATTACACGGCGAATAGAGCGCAGGCGGAGGAGCTCAAGAAGAGGACCTACTTGCCCTACAAGCAAGGCCTGCTTGGGTGCCTGGGGTTCAGTTCCAAAGGATACGGTGCGCTTAATGGCCTCACTAGGGCTTTGAACCCAGTGTCTTCCACGTAG